GCGTCGATCTGAACCCCGAGCGCGAGGCCATGGCGCGCAAGTTCGGCATGACGCATTTCATCAACCCGAAGAATGTCGAGAACGTGGTCGATGCGATTGTTCAGATCACCGACGGCGGCGCCGACTACAGCTTTGAATGCATCGGCAACACCCAGGTGATGCGCCAAGCGCTCGAATGCACGCACAAGGGCTGGGGCCGCTCAATCATCATCGGCGTGGCCGAAGCCGGCGCCGAAATTTCGACCCGGCCGTTCCAGCTGGTCACCGGCCGCAAGTGGGAAGGCTCGGCCTTCGGCGGCGCGCGCGGGCGCACCGACGTGCCCAAAATCGTCGATTGGTACATGGAAGGCAAGATCAACATCGACGACCTGATCACGCACACCATGCCGCTCGAAGACATCAACAAGGGTTTTGACTTGATGAAGCGCGGCGAATCCATTCGCGGCGTCGTGCTTTATTAACCAAATCGGCCTTCTGCGCTTGCTGGATTGGCGCAGGCAGCTATCAAATCAGTAGTATTCAAATGACCCCCAACCCCTTGACGCTGCTCGGTGAGCACGCCTGCTTTGGCGGCGCGCAGCGCTTTTACCAGCACGAGTCAACCGAAATCGGCTTGCCGATGAAATTCTCGGTGTTTTTGCCGCCGCAGGCGTCGGCAGGCCCGGTGCCTGCGCTCCTTTATCTGGCGGGCCTGACCTGCAACGAGGAAACCTTCACGGCCAAGGCCGGCGCCCAGCGCCTGGCCGCCGGGCTGGGCCTGGCCCTGATTGCGCCCGACACCAGCCCGCGCGGCGCGAAAGTGCCCGGTGAAGCCGACAGCTGGGATTTCGGCTTGGGCGCCGGGTTTTATCTGGACGCCACGCAGGCGCCGTGGTCGCAGCATTACCGCATGGAAAGCTGGCTGACAGCCGAACTGCTGCCGCTGTTGACGAATGCGTTGCCGCTGGACGCCGGACGCATCGGCATCTTTGGCCATTCGATGGGC
This DNA window, taken from Polaromonas hydrogenivorans, encodes the following:
- the fghA gene encoding S-formylglutathione hydrolase, which gives rise to MTPNPLTLLGEHACFGGAQRFYQHESTEIGLPMKFSVFLPPQASAGPVPALLYLAGLTCNEETFTAKAGAQRLAAGLGLALIAPDTSPRGAKVPGEADSWDFGLGAGFYLDATQAPWSQHYRMESWLTAELLPLLTNALPLDAGRIGIFGHSMGGHGALSLALRHPDLFKSVSAFAPICAPSQCPWGRKAFTGYLGADESGWPEHDASALMQRSKSAPYPGGILIDQGLGDKFLAEQLHPELFEAACASAGQPLTLRRHAGYDHGYYFIATFMDEHLKHHARQLLP